The sequence tcccttaacgtcaagtaagtatgttgacgtgcaaaagaaaatatttgaagtttttgaggtatgctaaatgccttgtgaccaaattatgaatgggtttggaagtcggtgaacgtggccgaagACCTCTCCActccgttaaagcatgaacgggtttagatcaggattggaaagcgttaaagcatgaacggggaccaatccacccgttaaagcatgaacggggatctcatgtatgtggcagtggatacgtccctgtcagcccagtactgtggtttgtcttatcaggcatttattatgtatgggtcacttgctttgaaacatgcctctacgcaaaatgatgaagtatgtatgttcaagtatgcaagtatgtttaagaaaagtccttatgattatggcacgtctatgttatgctattatgatcacgctcaagtacgtttatgttatcatgttcagatttatgtttccaatatgtacgctctattttgaagttgcgtgtggttttactacgtattactcgttatttccagtttatacgtgttgagtctttagactcactagacttgatcgatgtaggtgaggaggatgttgaggaggctaggggtggggaccaaggagctggcttggactgagcggaaggctaaaCCTGAGGACCGCCATGTGTTGAAGTTTTAAggatatttgaaatgttgaaaatactcTGGTTTTATGTTACGATTTTTGTGGTTCAAGCAAATACGTTTGGTAGACATTATGtggagacgtacagtttattttactaaattttgaaagttcattatttaagcaagaaaatttttaattctttcgcaaattttaagtagtaaaaagtacggtacgtgaCAGTTAATCCAGTACATACCTACGGGTAGAGGTTGTGGGTGtgcgtaaaaaaaaaataattaaaaaaatccagAAATTACTTATTCGGATTTTCAGTGTACAGGTGAAAACAAAGACCCAACTTTTTTGTAATATGGTTGTCTTCTATTTTTTTGGGTTCCCATAATTAATGCCCGAAATCAAATTCCAACTGTCACTACATGACTTCCTTTCTCAATTATCATCAGTGTCTTTTTTCTGATAAATCAACGTTATTGCCTTATCCttcacaaaaacaaccaaaaccCAACTCTTGGTTCACAGTGCACCGCCTATTTGCTCTTAGTCGTGCAAGTTTCTTGAATTAATCGAGAAGCCATTCACCAATCATCATTCCCCAATTTTATTCTCTTTCAAGTCCCAAAATCCTCAACAGTTTCGCTGCAACGCTTTATTTTTTATAGTTTGATTTGCAGAATCTTGAATCATGGCAGCTGATTACCCTGCAAGAAGAAATTCAAACACACAGATTCTACAAGAACTCGAGGAACTTAGTGAGTCGATGTACCAATCACACTCTTCAAATACTGCCCGAAGAACTGCCTCTCTTGCTCTCCCAAGAAGTGCAGTTCCCACCACGGATTCGACCGGGACTGAGAAAAACGAGGTGAAGATCATCAACCCGAAGCCTAGAACAAGGCGCATGTCCTTGTCTCCGTGGCGGTCTAGGCCGAAGATAGACGAAGAAACCGAGCAGACAGAACCAAGCGAAAGGTCAGCTCCAAAAGAAGGCAAAAGCAAGTGGACTGATGACCAACCAGCTGCTACATCAGAAAAAAAGGGGATTTGGAATTGGAAGCCGATGCGCGCCCTGTCACACATCGGCATGCAGAAGCTTAGCTGCTTGTTCTCTGTCGAAGTTGTCGCTGTTCAGGGCCTTCCAGCTTCCATGAATGGTCTTCGAATGGCAGTTTGTGTTAGAAAGAAGGAAACCAAGGAGGGAGCCGTGCAGACTATGCCATCCAGGGTGGCACAGGGAGTTGCTGATTTTGAAGAGACTCTATTCATGAGGTGCCATGTTTACTTCACCCCTGGTAGTGGAACGCAGATGAAATTCGAGCCGCGGCCATTTCTTATCTATGTACTGGCCGTTGATGCTGACGAGCTTGATTTCGGGAAAAGCACAGTGGATTTGAGTAATATGATTCAGGACTCTGTAGAGAAGAGCTTTGAAGGGACTCGGGTCAAGCAATGGGACAGTACTCTAAATCTGTCTGGTAAAGCCAAGGGAGGTGCACTTGTTCTAAAACTTGGATTCCAGATCATGGAGAAAGATGGAGGCCTTGGGATATATAGTCAGCCGGAGGGGCAGGGACAGAAGCCCAGGAAAAGCAGAACATATTCACCCTCTATTGCCCGGAAACAGTCGAAGTCATCATTTAGTATTCCGAGTCCAAGAATGTCGAGTCGAGCTGAAGCATGGACACCGTCACAGACTATAGAGGCTGCAGATCTACAAGGGATTGATGAACTGAATCTTGATGAACCAGCTCCTCCTACGCCTCCTTCAATTTCTCTTCCGGTAAAAAAGTCCGAGATACCAGAGACGAAGATGGATGATAATGATCTAATTGACTTTGATGTTGAGGATAAAGGAGTAGAAATTGAAGATAAAGATAGAGAGGAAGACGAGCAATCTGAAGAAAATTCGGACAAAGTATCTTTCTCAAGTGAGGTAGTGAAGGAAGTTGTGCAAGTTCAGGATCAGCCTCACATCACAAGGTTGGCGGAGCTAGATGCGATTGCTCAGCAAATAAAGGCTCTTGAATCTATGATGGGGGGAGAGAAACCAATCAAAAGAGATGAAGAAACCATGATAGAAACGTTAGATGCAGATGAAGATAAAGTAACAAGAGAGTTTCTTCAGATGCTCGAGGATTCAGATGATGATATGAAGGTTAATCATGACGAAACCCGTTTGCTGAAGCTCGAAAAGTATGAAAATACAGAAGAGATGGATTCTGAGGCTTTTCTTCCTGATCTTGGGAAGGGATTGGGATGCGTGGTTCAAACAAGGAATGGAGGCTACTTGGCTGCAATGAATCCTTTAGATACAGCAGTGGCAAGAAAAGACACACCAAAACTCGCAATGCAGATATCAAAGCCACTGGTTCTTCAATCAAGCAAGAGTGGATTCGAGTTATTTCAGAAGATGGCAGCAATTGGTCTTGAAGAATTGACCTCTGAGATCTTATCATTGATGCCTTTGGATGAGCTCAAAGGTAAAACAGCAGAGCAGATAGCATTTGAAGGCATTGCTTCGCATATTATACAAGGAAGGAACAAAGAAGGTGCCAGTTCAAGTGCTGCTCGAAGCCTTGCTGCTCTCAAATCCATAGGAACTGCATTGAATAGCGGCAGAAAAGAAAGATTTTTAACTGGAATATGGACTGTCAGTGAAGAACCATTAACGGTCGATGAGATTTTGGCTTTTTCAATGCAGAAGATTGAGAATATGACAGTAGAAGGTCTAAA comes from Primulina huaijiensis isolate GDHJ02 chromosome 2, ASM1229523v2, whole genome shotgun sequence and encodes:
- the LOC140966400 gene encoding protein PLASTID MOVEMENT IMPAIRED 1-like, which gives rise to MAADYPARRNSNTQILQELEELSESMYQSHSSNTARRTASLALPRSAVPTTDSTGTEKNEVKIINPKPRTRRMSLSPWRSRPKIDEETEQTEPSERSAPKEGKSKWTDDQPAATSEKKGIWNWKPMRALSHIGMQKLSCLFSVEVVAVQGLPASMNGLRMAVCVRKKETKEGAVQTMPSRVAQGVADFEETLFMRCHVYFTPGSGTQMKFEPRPFLIYVLAVDADELDFGKSTVDLSNMIQDSVEKSFEGTRVKQWDSTLNLSGKAKGGALVLKLGFQIMEKDGGLGIYSQPEGQGQKPRKSRTYSPSIARKQSKSSFSIPSPRMSSRAEAWTPSQTIEAADLQGIDELNLDEPAPPTPPSISLPVKKSEIPETKMDDNDLIDFDVEDKGVEIEDKDREEDEQSEENSDKVSFSSEVVKEVVQVQDQPHITRLAELDAIAQQIKALESMMGGEKPIKRDEETMIETLDADEDKVTREFLQMLEDSDDDMKVNHDETRLLKLEKYENTEEMDSEAFLPDLGKGLGCVVQTRNGGYLAAMNPLDTAVARKDTPKLAMQISKPLVLQSSKSGFELFQKMAAIGLEELTSEILSLMPLDELKGKTAEQIAFEGIASHIIQGRNKEGASSSAARSLAALKSIGTALNSGRKERFLTGIWTVSEEPLTVDEILAFSMQKIENMTVEGLKIQADIAEEAAPFDVSPLDAKTTAADGKVFTHLLESAIPIEDWIKQKNVKGSDDDAATITMFVVVQLRDPMRQYEAVGGPMIALIHAPCISSKPSYSYEENKYKVTSLQVGGIKMRTSGSKNMWDNEKQRLTSLQWIVAYGLGKAGKKAKQFASKGPDLLWSISSRVMADMWLKPIRNPDVKFTK